CTGCGCGCTGCCGTCGTCCAGGCTCGCCACCGCAAATCCCGCATCCTCGACCGCCTGCATGAACGCGGCGCGGCCGGTGGCATCGGCAAAGCGCGACACATGGGTCACCGGGCGCGCAATGGCCGGCAGGTCGCCGCGCCTGCCCAGCGCTTCCACCTGCTCCTTGTCGGCCATGAAGCGCAGCGCGCGCCCGCGCGGATAAAGCACCTCCAGATACTGCGTCCACTGGGCGTCGGGCTGGGCCCAGGCATCGACCACATAGCCGGGAAAGGGCGACATGGCCGCCCTGACCACCGCTTCGAGCTGGCTGGACGCGACCGTGTAGAAATAGAATTCGCGCCGCCCTTCGGTGGTGACGCGGCCTGCATACACGGCGCCGTACTGCTCCTTGAAGGTGATGGTGAGGCGGTCCTCGATCTCGGCCAGCACCTCGAATTCGGCATCGGTCGACATGCCGTGGGTGGGGTCGGGCTGGCGCAGGTACAGCCACAGCACCACGATCACGGGGCGCTTGATGTCCGGGGCGCCGGCCTTCAGGGCCAGGTCCAGGTAGACCGAGGCGCTCTTGCCGCCGACCGTACTTTGATAAAAATCCCAGTTGCTCATGCAGCGTCCCGATGGCTCAGGCCTCCATTGTAGCCTTGCATGCCTGGCGCACCGATGAAAAAAGGCGGCACCCCGTTTGCACGAGGCACCGCCCGAAATCCCCAAGCCGGGAAAGAAAAAACGATTAGTTCAGGAAAGGCGTGTTTTCCGCGAAGTATTCGTGGTTGTCCGCATTGTCGAGCGCGCGGGTCGGGTTGCTCGTGGCCAGGCTGGCAGCGGCCGACTGGCCGTAGGCATGATCGTCGGTAGCGGCAACGATGTTGAAGTGCGACAGCTCATGGACCATGGTTCCGCCCTTGGAGTCGGTGCCCGTCATCGGTGCCGACCAGAAGGCGTTGCACACGTAGATCTTGTACGGCTGGGTTGGATACACGTAGGCAAAGTAGGATTGCTTGCAGCTGCAGTCCACCACCACCGGCTTGGTGTCGAGCGCGGCCTTGATGTTGGCAAAGTGCGAGCGTGCCGTGCTGTAGCGCGACGAGGTGTAGCTGCCGAACCATTTCTTGTAGCGGTTACCCACGGTGCCGGCGTTGAGGTAGTTGACGCTGTTATTGGCCATGGTCTTGGCCGCGCTGATGGCCGACGACACGGTGCTGGCCTGGGACGAGGTGCAGTTCGAGAACGACAGGCCCATCGGGCTTGGGTTTTGCTGGTGCTTGGCCATCTCGAACGGAGTGCCGATCTTGGTGCCGCGTGCGTGCAGGCCGTCAATCCACAGCGATACCGGTGCCGATTCGATCTCACCGACTTCGGCGCTGGTGGCAACCACGCCCTTGGCGTCATAGGACCGGGTAAACAGGTTGGCCGACGCTGCATGGTACTTGATCGAATAGTCGCCGGTGACGGTCATGTCGTACAGCGACGAAATTTCCACGCGGGCGGTGTGGGAAGCGCCCGGCTTGAGCAGGAAGTAATCCTTGGCCGTCGGGGCAGGACGCTTGTAGTGGGCGCCCAGGTAAGGCACGTCCACGCCATCGCGCTTGACTTCGAAGATATGCTCTTCGATGCCGGCAAACGGCGTATGCCACTTCAGGACCATCTGCGGCTGGGCCGAAGTATTGGTGATGGTGACTTTCAGGACGACGTCATCATCTTTTTTCAGCGATTGCTTGTCGGCGGCGACGGTGACGGTCACGCCATTGGATCCGGCCTGCGCGGAAAAACATGCAGCGATTGCTGCGATCGATACGCCAGCCTTCACGAATTTCTTAAGGTTCATTTCTGCTCCGATAGATGATCTAGTGGTTTTTATGTGCGCCGGGCCCCTATCAGCATCTCCACATGCCTGAACAAGCGAGCTCGACAAGTCATCGTCACACATTCCGCCAAGCCCGGTAAACGTTGAATCATCGGAAAATGTGACATTTCGACGAATGTTGCACGGATTTGTCTTTTGTTGGTTCTCGAAAGAAACGTTCACGCTTCTCCTATGACGAGAAGATTGTTTTCCTTGAAATTGCGTAAGCACTCTGACAATGGATTGTTAAATTCTGCACAGTTGGTTGGCCAAATAAACTTTTGTTGGTCGATGATGCTGTATGGCATTTGTATGCTTACAACACTGGCCCATTGGACGAAAAAAAACCGGCGCCTTGCGGTGCCGGTCTGGTCTTGATGCCCGTCATTGGCGGGCATTTGGGGGCAGATTTGCTTAGTTCAGTGCCGGGGTGTTTTCGGCAAAGTACTCGTGCGAGTCGGCATTGTTGACCGCCTTGTTCGGATCGCTGATGGCCAGGCTGGCCGCACCCGACTGGCCGTAGACCCAGTCATCGGTGCCGGCAACGGCGGTGAAGTGGCTCATTTCGTGCACCAGGGTGCCGCCCTTGGAGTCGGTGCCGGTCATGGGTGCCGACCAGAATGCCTTGCACACGTAGATCTTGTACGGCTGGTTCGGATACACGTAGGCGTAATAGGTCTTCTTGCAGCCGCAGTCCACCGTTACCGACTTGTTGTCAAACGCATCCTTGATGGCGGCAAAGTTGTTGCGCACCGTGGTGATGCGGCCGGAATCGGCCGCGCCGAACCACTTGGTATAGCGCGCGCCCAGCGTGCCGCCCATGTAGCTGCTGGAATTGTCGGCCATGGTGCTCGCTGCGGCCATGGCACTGGTGATGGTGTTTTGCTGGGTGGTGGTGCACTTGCTGAACGTCAGCGGGCCGGAAGGGGCCGGGTCGGTGGGACGCTTGGCCAGCTGCGACTCGCTGCCGCGCGGCAGGCGGCCATCGATGAAGATGGTGGCGACGTCGGACTTCAGTTCGCCAACGCTCTTTTCATTGGTGCCGAACAGGTTCAGCGACTTGGCGCTATAACGGACCGTGTACTGGCCCGTGATGCTCATGTCGTAGATGTCCGACAGCTCGACCTTGACGGTGTGCGAGGCGCCTGGCTTGAGCAGGTAGTAGTCCGACGCTTTTGGCGCGGGACGCTTGTAGTGGGCGCCAAGGTAGTCCACTTTCTTGCCGTCGCGGGTTACTTCAAACAGCGACTCTTCCACTTCGCCAAAGGCAGTGTGCCATTTCAGGATCATCTGCGGCTGACCCGAGGTGTTGGTGATCGTCAGGCGCATGGTGACGTTGTCGTTCTTACCCAGCATGTTCTTTTCGGCGGCGACCGATGCCGTCACGCCTTTCGATCCTGCCTGAACGCCGGCGCATGCTGCGACGGCCATGAGTGCAACGCTTGCCTTGGCTACGTGATTCCAGTTCATTGTTTTCTCCGAGAGATTGATAGTATGAATTGCGGCGTCCTCCCTGCATCCTGCAACAGGGTGCGCCACTTTTTATATGTAGTTTCCGTGTATAAATATTACTTGTATATACCGGTAACTCATGGGTAATACTCGGACATTCATGCCGATAAGTAAAGTTGATTTGTGTGAATTTGTGATTATTTGCTGAGATTGCCTGTTTTATGGGCGTTCTACAACGCGCGGCTGGCGCCCGGGCGCGTTGCGTGCTAGGCCGTGCGCCGATCGGGCCCTGGGCCCTTGCTCAGGCGCGCACCAGCTTGCGTATCACGCGCTTGACGCTGTCGACGGCCTGGCGCGCCGGCCCGGGCGTGGCATCGGTGAGGCGGCGATTGAAGTGGGGCGTGTCATCCTCTTCCACGCCAAAGAGCTGTTTGCGCTGGCGGCAGGTAAAGCGCCCCAGGTCGGCCGGAATCGCGCTCTTGTACTGCTTCATCCAGAAATGCGAAAACGCATAAATGATGGACTTGCGCACGGTGGCGCTCTTGTTGTCGAGCGCCATGTGCATGACGTGGGTATTGAAAATGATGGCGTCGCCTGCCTGCGGCACGATCTTGACCACGGCCGCCGAATGCTCGTCGCGCAGGCTGGCCGGGCGCGGGTAGCCTGCCGGCAGGCGGTGGCTACCGGGGATGAAGGCCAGGCAGCCCTGGTCCGGCGCCAGGTCTTCCAGGTAGTAGTGGACCTTGGTCAGGAAGTTCAGGCTGTGCTCGTGCGAAAAGCCGGTGACATGCGCCAGGTCGGAGTGAAAGGGCGCGGTAAACGTCACGCCCGGATAGAACAGGCGCGCCGCCGTCTGGGTCAGCTGGATGTCGTCGCCCACCAGTGCCACCAGCAGGGGGAAGATGCTGTCCATGTCGACCAGGTCGACAAACGCCGGGTCCTGGTCGAGCACTTGGGGAATGTCAAAGTAGCCCATGCCAACCTTTTTCGCCTGCGCTGCCGTGGGCGCGCGTGCGCGCACGGCAGCCTGGCCAAAGGCGGTGTGCAGGCGGCGCAGCTGGGCGTCGGGAATGATCTGGCGCAGATGCACGAACCCATGAGTGTCGAACTGCAGCTTGAGGACTTCAATTTCCTGGGGCGTGAACACGTGCGTCTCCTGCTCTCTGGCGGCTCAGGCAGCGCGCCGGCCGCCGGCTTGCGCCCCCGGCACGGCGCGGGCGTGGGATGCGGCCAGCACCGACTGGTACAGCTCGGCCTGGGCAGCCGACGGCGCGGCCCAGGAAAATTGCTCGGCATAGCGGCGCGTGGCGGCGCGGTCCGGATAGGCGGCGCGCAGCTGGCGCAGTGCCGCGGCGAGGCTGGCAGCGCTCAGCTCAGGAAACAGCAGGCCGGCGCAGGGTTCCTGCACCACCTCGACGGTGCCGGGAATGGCGCTGGCCACCACCGGCGTGCCGCAGGCCATGGCTTCGAGCAGCACATTGGCCCAGCCTTCGCGGCGCGAAGCGAGTACCAGCGCGTCGGCCGCCTTGTACAGTTCTGCCAGCTGCGGTTGCCGGACGGAGCCGGCAAAGGTGACGCGCTCGTGCACGCCCAGTTTTTCTGCCAGCTTGCCCAGGCGCGATCGTTCCGGACCATGCCCGGCAATGATGAGCTTAACGTCCGGCATGGCGGCCAGTACCTCGATGGCCAGGTGGTGCCCCTTGGCCTCGATCAGGTTGCCAACTGACAGCAGCGTGAACGATGCCAGCTGCAGCGCCGCCCGTGCCTGTTCGCGCCCGCCCGGGTGGAACAGTGACAGATCCACGCCATTGCGCAGCACCGTGATCTTGTGTTCATCGACGCCCAATTCCACCAGCGCCTGCTTGAGCGAACCCGACACCGTGGTGACGGCACCGGCGTGGCGCGCGGCCCAGGCGATGGCGCGCCGCGACGAGGGCATCTGGCCAAAGACATTGATGTCCGAGCCCAGCGCCTTGATCACGACCGGCTTCTTGAAGTGGCGCCCCAGCATGATGGCGGCCACGCCGTCCGGGTAAAAATAATGGGCGTCAATCACATCGAAGTCGTAGCCCGAATCGATGACCTTGCGCACGGCCGGGATGGCGGCCATGGCCAGCAATTGCGGTGCCAGGCGCTGGCCCACCTTGGGCAGTACCGGGTAGCGCGGATGGCTGATCTGGACACCGTTTTCCTCGCGCTCGCGGACCGAGCGGGCCATGGCGCCATACTTGCCAAACAGGCTGGCCTGGAATGGAAACCAGGGAATCGGCGCGACCACGCGTGCACTGACGGGACTGCTTTCCAGCAGTTTGCCCAGGCTCGTTTTGGTGAAGATGCCGTGCTGCGGCGTTTCGGAATTCGGGTACAGCGTGGTGAAAGTGAGGATTTTCAAGGTCATTCTTCGGCGCAGGGTGATGAGCGGTGCATGCTTTGACCACGCCTGCGCCCGAACGATCAGTGGCCCGGCAAGTTTTCATCAACCGGGTGGCAATTATTTTTTTGATAAGTATGCCTGAAAACCGGAAAAATAGCACGGGGCAAATGCCGATATCGGCGCCATGAGCCCGGGGGGTAGCGCAGGCGAGCGCACGCCTGCCGCTGGCAGCCGGGAAGAAAGGGGGGGAAGGGGGGAAGGGTCAAACAGCGCTGGCGTGGCCAGCGCCGGGTTAGCCGACGACCAGTGGCCGCTTGTTGTTCGCCGAGCTTGTCTGGCCCTTGGGGCCGTACACGCCCATGTCGGCTGCATCGGCAGGGGTGCGCATGGCGGTGATGAGATTTTGATTGTGCGTCATCTGCTTGTTGATGAGCATGCCGTTCACACGGTTGAGTTCCTTGGCTTCGCGCATGCGCGCCAGCGCCTCCTGCCACACGGCCTGCATCGCAGGCTCGTTCTTGGCAGCCAGCCAGCTGTCCATGCCAGCTTCCGAGCCGGGCAGGCCGGCGCCGGCCAGGGCCGCGTGGCGCTGTCCGGCCAGTAGCGCCAGCTGGGAAATATGCGCGGTCTTGACGGGCGTGAGGCTAGCCAGGGTGTCGGTATCGGCCGCCACCAGGCATTGCTGCTCCTGCTTCATCAGGTCGATCAGCGCATCGATCAGCGCCAGTTCGTCATGCAGGGTGGTGTGCGGACTAGTTGCCATGATCAAGCCTTCTATCGCCGGGGTCAGCGCTTACGGGAATGCAGCAGGTCGCGTACCGTTTCCAGCAAGCCGTCCGCCACCTTCTCTGAATTTACCTGGAACTGGCCATCGGCGATGGCCATCTTGATGCGTTCAACCTTCTTGGTGTCGAACACGCCCGTGCTGGTGCCGGCCGCGCTGCTGGCCAAGGCCTGGCCCTGGGAAGACAGGCGCACGCTGTCGGTCGCCGCCGGGGTGGCGGTCGTTGCCTTTTCGGTATTCTTGGCGCCCGCGGCAGGCGTATTGGCCTGCGGCAGGGTGGGAGTACCTTTGATGGGGTCGTTGATTTTCACAGCATTATCCTCTCAGCCTGGAGTGGGAAACTCCTCGTTCTGCTACCAGTAACGGCGTGGCCACCGTAAACTTTAGCGCAAGCTGCAGCATTCTGCACCAATCTGGCTGTCCCGCCTACAAAGCCACTTCGACCAGGCCGCCGGCCCGGGCCACGCCGCTGATGATGGCCCCGCCCGGTGTGCGCACTTGCACCACCTGGCCATCGCTGGCCGTGCCGATGGCCTTCGCTTCGGCCGTGACCTTGAAGCCGGCGCCGCCCGACACCACCCGTACCGATTGTCCCTGCTGCACCACGGGTTTGCTCTTTAACATGTCCGAACGCAGCGGAGCGCCGGCCGCCAGCGACATGCTGCTGGTGCGGCCAATGGCCTGGGCCATGTCGGTGACCACGCCGGCGGGCAGGGCGCCCAGGTCGCCCTTGGCCATGACCAGCTGCGACGCTTCGATGGGCTGGCCCTGGGCCAGCGGCATGGCGGCGGCCACGTAATTGGCCATCACGCTCACCTGGGCTTGAATATACACCGTCCACGCCACCGGCGCCGTACAGCGTACGCCCACTGTCGTTTTTCCCATCACGCGCGCGCCCGGCTGCTGGAACGCTTGCGGGGCCGGGCAGGCAGCAAGGCGCATGCGCCCGTCCACCGCCCCCACCGTGACCGTGACCACGCCGGGCAGCCCGGCACTCTGGGTTTGCAGGTGTTGTTCGGCAATGCTGCGCAGGGCAGACAAGTCCTGGGCCGGCGCTGCCTGCCGGGCAAAACCGGGCTGGGTGGTGAGGCATAACAGGAGGGCGAGAGCAAGTTTCATGGCAGGTGTCCTTGAAGAATGCAGCCATGATAGGCCTCGCGCGAGGCGACCGAACCCATGAATAGCCCCCTTTTAGGCATCCTTATCGCTGGATGAAGATGCCACAAGGCACCGTATTATGAATCCTGTGAGAAAGACTTTATCCGGGAGGCCGACATGTTAGGCAAGCTCAACGAACACATGCGTTTTAATGAAACAGCCCTGAGCCTGCGGGCCCAGCGCCAGCAGCTGCTCGCATCGAACATTGCCAATGCCGACACGCCCAATTACAAGGCGCGCGACATTGATTTCGCCAGCGCCCTGAAAAACGCCGTGGCCCAGAAGGCCGGTGAAGCCAGCGCGCCGCCGGCCGTCATGGCCCGGACCCAGGCTGGCCATCTTGGCAACACGGGCGCCAGCGCCGACTTCCTGCCCAACGGCACGCCGATCCAGTACCGCATGGCAGCCCAGGGCAGCGCCGACAACAATACGGTGGACATGGATGTCGAGCGTAACCAGTTTGCCGACAATGCCCTGCGTTATGAGGCTGCCGTGACGTTCATCAATTCGCAGATCCGCGGCATGATCACCGCCATCCAGGGACAATAATCATGTCGCTCTTTAATATCTTTAACGTTTCCGCCTCGGCCATGAGTGCCCAGGCCCAGCGCCTCAATACCGTGGCCAGCAACCTGGCCAATGCCGACAGCGCCACGTCCGCCAGCGGCCAGGCTTACCGCGCCAAGCAGGTGGTGTTCGAGGCGGTCCAGAGCCAGGGCGGCGGCACCGGCGTGAAGGTGCAACAGGTGATCGAGGATGCCTCGCCCCTGAAGCAGGTATATGACCCCAAGCATCCGTTGGCCGACGACAAGGGTTACGTCGCCATGCCGAATGTGAATGTGGTCGATGAAATGGTCAACATGCTGTCGGCCTCGCGCTCGTACCAGACCAACGTCGAGACGATGAATGCAGCCAAGACGCTGCTGATGAAGACCCTGCAGATCGGTCAATAAGGAACGCCATGAGTACCATCCAGAACGCCCCCGCCTTCGTGTCGCAAGACCTGCTCAACTCGGTCAACGTCAAGAAAAACGCCCCGGCCGCCGGCAGTGTCGAAGCCGACCAGGACAAGTTCATGACGCTGCTGGTCACGCAGATGAAGAACCAGGACCCCTTGAATCCGCTCGACAATGCCCAGGTCACCAGCCAGCTGGCCCAGCTTTCCACGGTCACCGGTGTGAACAAGCTCAACACCACGCTGGAATCGCTCAAGTCCAGCTACCAGTCGTCGGAAGCGCTGCAGGCGGCCAACCTGATCGGCCACGGCGTGCTGGTGCCGGGCGACCGGGTCCAGCTCACCGACGGCAAGGCCATCATGGGCATTGATCTGGCCACCGGCGCCGACAGCGTGCAGGTGGTGGTCACCGATCCCCGTACCGGCAAGGAAGTGCAGACCATCAACATGGGCCCGCAGCAGGCAGGCACCGTACCGATTGCCTGGGATGGGGTGCCCGACCCGAGCCAGGTGGGTGCCGATGGCAAGCCGGTCACCCTGCGCAACGGCAATTACCTCATCAAAGTGGTCGCCGAGCGCGGCGGCCAGGCGCTTACCGATGCCAAGACCTTGTCCTTTGACAGCGTCGGCAGCGTCACCACCAATGCCAAGGACGGCGTCAAGCTGAATTTGCCCAACCTGGGGACTGTTTCCCTGGTTGACATCAAACAAATTCTGTAAGCCCGCATTTACTTTTATTCAGGAGATTCACCATGTCTTTCCAACAAGGTCTTAGCGGCTTGAACGGCGCTGCAAAATCGCTCGACGTCATCGGCAACAACATCGCCAACGCCAGCACGGTCGGCTTCAAGGGGTCGCAAGCCCAGTTCGCCGACGTGTATGCCAACTCGCTCAATGGCGCCGGCGGCAACCAGGCCGGTATCGGCACCAAGGTCTCGCAGATCGCCCAGCAGTTCACCCAGGGCAATATCGAAGCGTCGAGCAATCCGCTCGATATCGCCATCAATGGCGGCGGCTTCTTCCGCACCTCGGCCAACGGCACCACCCAGTATTCCCGCAACGGCCAGTTTTCGCTGGACAAGGAAGGCTTTATGGTCAACGCCCAGGGCGCCAAGCTGACCGGCTTTAGCGCGGGGCCGACCGGCGCCATCCTGGCCGGCTCGCCCGTGCCGATCCAGATCAACACGGCCGACCTGCGGCCGGTTGCCACCACCCGCGTCGACACTGAAATCAACCTTGATTCGGGCAGCCTGGTGCCGGTCACCTCGCCCTTCAATGCGACCGACCCGACCAGCTACAACAAGCAGACCCCGGTGGACGTCTACGACAGCCTGGGCAATCCGCACGTGATGTCGACCTTTTACGTCAAGACCGATGGCGGCGCCTGGGATGTGTACACGGCCGTGGACGGGGTGGAAGTGACCAATCAGCAGGTTGCCGCCGCTGCCCAGGGCGATGCCGCCTCGGTGGCCGCCCGCGCCGCCTACCAGGTCGCCTCGACCACGCCACCGGGCAATACCACCACCCAGGCCATCGCTTACGCCCAGGCCGCGTCCAACGCCGTGGTCGCTGCCGCCACGGCCGCCGGTGCCTCGCCGGCCACGATCACGGCCATCCAGACCGCCGCCACCAGTGCCGGCACCACGGTCGGCATTTCGCCCGATGAAATCGACGCCCTGATTGCCGACGCGGTCAGCGTGCCGCCCGTGCGCACCGGCTACCTGCGCTTTGACAGCGCCGGCGCCCTGTCGACCTCGCTCATGTCGCCACAGACCCTGCCGCTGTCGATCTCGCTGCCGATCTTCCCTTCGACCGGTTCCAACAACACGCTGACGCTGAACATGAACTTCGCCAACTCGACCCAGTATGGCGCGGCAACGAGCGAAAAGAAGACGACCCAGGACGGCTACACCGCCGGCAGCCTGCAGCGCTTTTCCGCCGGCGCCGACGGCATCATCCTGGGCCAGTACAGCAATGGCCAGTCGCACGCGCTGGGCCAGATCGTGCTGGCCAACTTCGCCAACCCCAACGGTCTGTCACCGCTCGGCAACAACGCCTGGGCCGAGACCTCGACCTCCGGTTCGCCACTGGTCGGCACCCCCAACTCGGGCAGCCTGGGCGTGCTGCAATCGTCGGCGGTGGAAAACTCGAACGTCGACCTGACCGCGGAACTGGTCAACATGATCACGGCGCAGCGCGTCTACCAGGCCAATGCGCAGACCATCAAGACCCAGGACTCGGTCCTGCAGACGCTGGTGAACCTGCGCTAATCTGACGTCACGGGCAAGGAAGAACATGGACAAGTTAATCTACACCGCCGCCTCCGGCGCCAAGCACATCCTGGAAAAGCAGGCGACGGCGTCGAACAACCTGGCCAATGTCAATACCACCGGTTTTCGGGCCCAGATCGACGCCTTCCGCGCCGTCCCGGTCGTGGCCGAGGGTACCTTGCCCACCCGCGCCTTTGTCGTCAACAGCGAAGCGGGCACCGATTTTTCGTCCGGCCCGCTGCAGATCACGGGGCGCGACCTGGACGTGGCCATCAAGGGCAAGGGCTGGATCGCGGTGCAGATGGCCGACGGCAGCGAAGCCTACACCCGCCACGGCGCCCTGCAGATGAACCCCAATGGCCTGCTGCAGACGGCCCAGGGCCAGACCGTGCAGGGCGACGGCGGCCCCATTACCGTGCCGCCGGAAGTGTCGGTCACCATTGGCGGCGACGGTACCATTTCGACCATTGCCAGCACCACCAAGCCGGGCGCGCCGACCGTGCTGGGGCGCCTGAAACTGGTCAATCCCGACGAGAACGACCTGGTACGGGGCGACGATGGCATGTTCCGCCTGAAGAGCGGCCAGCCGGCACCGGCCGACCCCGGCGTGGTGGTGGCCGGGGGCGCGCTGGAAGGGTCCAATGCCAACCCGATCGATGCCATGGTGGACATGATTTCCCTGGCGCGCGCCTTTGAAATGCAAATGGGCCTGCTCAAGAACGCCGAGAACAACGCGGCGAAAGCCGACCAGATCCTCGCTTTGAATTGACACCGCAGCGCGCATAATCTTCTCATCGACCGGTGGATCGCGACATGCGCGCTCACCGTAACTGGAGAAGACCATGATTCGTTCCCTGTACATTGCCAAGACCGGCCTGGAAGCGCAGCAAACCCAGCTCGACGTCATCACCAACAACCTGGCCAACGTCAGCACCAACGGCTTCAAGCGTTCGCGTGCCGTGTTCGAGGACCTGCTGTACCAGAACGTGCGCCAGCCCGGCGCCCAGTCATCCCAGCAAACCAATCTGCCGTCAGGCGCCCAGATCGGCTCCGGTGTGCGTACCGTGGCCGTGGAGCGCATCCACACCCAGGGCAACCCGCAGGCAACCGGCAACGCCAAGGATGTCATGATCAACGGCGCCGGCTTCTTTTCGGTGCTGCTGCCGGACGGCACCGCCGCCTACACGCGCGACGGCTCGTTCCAGAGCGACGCCAACGGCCAGCTGGTGACGTCATCGGGCTTTGTGGTGCAGCCTGCCATTACGGTGCCCGCCAATGCGCAATCGATCACCGTGGGCCGCGACGGCACGGTCTCGGTCACGCTGCCCAATACCAGCGCGCCATCGCAGATCGGCACGCTGCAGCTGTCCACCTTTGTCAACCCGGCCGGCCTGGAATCGAAGGGGGAAAACCTGTATGTGGAAACGGGCGCCTCCGGCAGCCCCGGCACCAATACCCCGGGCACCAATGGCGCCGGCGTGCTCATGCAAGGCTATGTGGAAACCTCCAACGTCAACGTGGTCGAAGAGATGGTCAACATGATCACCACCCAGCGCGCCTACGAGATCAACAGCAAGGCCATCACGACGTCCGACCAGATGCTGCAAAAGCTGGCCCAGCTCTGATCACGCCTGACCCATTTTTTCGGAAGAACTCGATGAAACCATTGATGATTGTTGTCCTGCTGGCGCTGGCCGGCTGCGCCGCCACCCCGAGCACCATTGTCGACCGCCCCACCAGCGCGCGCCCGCTGTATCCGGAGGCGCAGGCGCCGGCCAATGGCGCGATCTACCAGGCGGCCGCCTACCGGCCCCTGTTCGAGGATCGCCGCGCCCGTCATATCGGCGACATCATGACCATCAACATCATCGAAAAGACGGCCGCCGTCAAGGCTGGTGCCAGCTCGGGCAACAAGTCCGGCAGCGCCGGCTTTGCCGCGCCCGGCATCATGCGCGGCGTGTTCGGCGCCCAGGTGGCAACGGAAGCGGCCACCAAGTTCTCCGACGCCGACAACCAGAGCGCCAGCAATACCTTCAACGGCACCATCACCGTCACCGTCACCGAGGTGCTGCCCAACGGGAACCTGATCGTGGCCGGCGAAAAGCAGGTGGCCATGAACAAGGGCGTGGAGTTCATCCGCTTCTCCGGCATGGTCAGCCCCGACACCATTGGCGCCGGCAATACCGTGGCCTCGACCCAGGTGGCCGACGCCCGCGTTGAATACCGTACCAACAGCCAGATCGACCGCGCCGAGCTGACCGCCATGGCCTCGCGCTTCTTCCAGTCGCTGCTGCCTTTCTGATGCGAGCCTCCATGAAAATTTCGATCCGCCGACTGTTCCACGTACTGACCCTGGGCGCCATCTGCCTGGTCATGGCCGCGCCCCAGCTGGTGCAGGCCGAGCGCCTCAAGGACTTGACCAGCATTGCCGGCGTGCGCCAGAACCAGTTGTCCGGCTACGGCATCGTGGTCGGTCTGGACGGCAGCGGCGACCAGACCACCCAGACCCCGTTTACCGTGCAGTCGATCGTCTCCATGCTGCAGGCCAAGGGCGTGAACATGCCGCCCGGGACCAGCCTGCAGCTCAAGAACGTCGCGGCCGTGATGGTGACGGCCTCGCTGCCGGCCTTTGCCCAGCCGGGCCAGACCATCGACATCACGGTGTCCTCGATCGGCAATGCCAAGAGCTTGCGCGGCGGCACCCTCATCATGACGC
This region of Massilia sp. PAMC28688 genomic DNA includes:
- a CDS encoding M35 family metallo-endopeptidase, yielding MNWNHVAKASVALMAVAACAGVQAGSKGVTASVAAEKNMLGKNDNVTMRLTITNTSGQPQMILKWHTAFGEVEESLFEVTRDGKKVDYLGAHYKRPAPKASDYYLLKPGASHTVKVELSDIYDMSITGQYTVRYSAKSLNLFGTNEKSVGELKSDVATIFIDGRLPRGSESQLAKRPTDPAPSGPLTFSKCTTTQQNTITSAMAAASTMADNSSSYMGGTLGARYTKWFGAADSGRITTVRNNFAAIKDAFDNKSVTVDCGCKKTYYAYVYPNQPYKIYVCKAFWSAPMTGTDSKGGTLVHEMSHFTAVAGTDDWVYGQSGAASLAISDPNKAVNNADSHEYFAENTPALN
- a CDS encoding phytanoyl-CoA dioxygenase family protein; the encoded protein is MFTPQEIEVLKLQFDTHGFVHLRQIIPDAQLRRLHTAFGQAAVRARAPTAAQAKKVGMGYFDIPQVLDQDPAFVDLVDMDSIFPLLVALVGDDIQLTQTAARLFYPGVTFTAPFHSDLAHVTGFSHEHSLNFLTKVHYYLEDLAPDQGCLAFIPGSHRLPAGYPRPASLRDEHSAAVVKIVPQAGDAIIFNTHVMHMALDNKSATVRKSIIYAFSHFWMKQYKSAIPADLGRFTCRQRKQLFGVEEDDTPHFNRRLTDATPGPARQAVDSVKRVIRKLVRA
- a CDS encoding glycosyltransferase family 4 protein, producing the protein MKILTFTTLYPNSETPQHGIFTKTSLGKLLESSPVSARVVAPIPWFPFQASLFGKYGAMARSVREREENGVQISHPRYPVLPKVGQRLAPQLLAMAAIPAVRKVIDSGYDFDVIDAHYFYPDGVAAIMLGRHFKKPVVIKALGSDINVFGQMPSSRRAIAWAARHAGAVTTVSGSLKQALVELGVDEHKITVLRNGVDLSLFHPGGREQARAALQLASFTLLSVGNLIEAKGHHLAIEVLAAMPDVKLIIAGHGPERSRLGKLAEKLGVHERVTFAGSVRQPQLAELYKAADALVLASRREGWANVLLEAMACGTPVVASAIPGTVEVVQEPCAGLLFPELSAASLAAALRQLRAAYPDRAATRRYAEQFSWAAPSAAQAELYQSVLAASHARAVPGAQAGGRRAA
- a CDS encoding DUF695 domain-containing protein, with amino-acid sequence MSNWDFYQSTVGGKSASVYLDLALKAGAPDIKRPVIVVLWLYLRQPDPTHGMSTDAEFEVLAEIEDRLTITFKEQYGAVYAGRVTTEGRREFYFYTVASSQLEAVVRAAMSPFPGYVVDAWAQPDAQWTQYLEVLYPRGRALRFMADKEQVEALGRRGDLPAIARPVTHVSRFADATGRAAFMQAVEDAGFAVASLDDGSAQDSHPFALHYQRAQTPTLTIMSEITALLTRLSEQHGGTYGGWQCDPAGPHARPWWRFWR
- the flgM gene encoding flagellar biosynthesis anti-sigma factor FlgM, with the protein product MKINDPIKGTPTLPQANTPAAGAKNTEKATTATPAATDSVRLSSQGQALASSAAGTSTGVFDTKKVERIKMAIADGQFQVNSEKVADGLLETVRDLLHSRKR
- a CDS encoding M35 family metallo-endopeptidase gives rise to the protein MNLKKFVKAGVSIAAIAACFSAQAGSNGVTVTVAADKQSLKKDDDVVLKVTITNTSAQPQMVLKWHTPFAGIEEHIFEVKRDGVDVPYLGAHYKRPAPTAKDYFLLKPGASHTARVEISSLYDMTVTGDYSIKYHAASANLFTRSYDAKGVVATSAEVGEIESAPVSLWIDGLHARGTKIGTPFEMAKHQQNPSPMGLSFSNCTSSQASTVSSAISAAKTMANNSVNYLNAGTVGNRYKKWFGSYTSSRYSTARSHFANIKAALDTKPVVVDCSCKQSYFAYVYPTQPYKIYVCNAFWSAPMTGTDSKGGTMVHELSHFNIVAATDDHAYGQSAAASLATSNPTRALDNADNHEYFAENTPFLN
- a CDS encoding flagella synthesis protein FlgN, translating into MATSPHTTLHDELALIDALIDLMKQEQQCLVAADTDTLASLTPVKTAHISQLALLAGQRHAALAGAGLPGSEAGMDSWLAAKNEPAMQAVWQEALARMREAKELNRVNGMLINKQMTHNQNLITAMRTPADAADMGVYGPKGQTSSANNKRPLVVG